A genomic region of Anaerolineae bacterium contains the following coding sequences:
- a CDS encoding isochorismatase family protein — MQPALLVIDVQKEFYKFNPVTAQSLDDAIEYINAAIALFREKNLPVICVQHVDEAENLKPGVAGFDVPEALNVLPSDLHIHKTYSNSFNKTLLEKELQTLGVDIVIITGFCAEYCVLSTYRGAEDLDLTPLILRGALASGALENIKFVENISDLISYGALKKVLE, encoded by the coding sequence ATGCAGCCAGCCCTATTGGTTATTGACGTGCAAAAAGAGTTCTATAAATTTAACCCCGTTACGGCGCAATCGCTGGATGACGCCATTGAGTACATTAACGCGGCCATCGCTTTATTTAGAGAAAAGAACCTGCCCGTTATATGTGTCCAACACGTGGACGAAGCCGAAAATTTAAAACCGGGGGTGGCGGGTTTTGATGTGCCTGAGGCGCTGAACGTTCTGCCCTCGGATTTACACATTCACAAAACCTACAGTAACTCTTTCAATAAAACGTTGCTGGAAAAAGAGCTACAAACCCTGGGGGTGGATATCGTCATCATCACCGGCTTTTGCGCCGAGTACTGCGTTCTGTCCACCTATCGGGGGGCGGAAGACCTGGACCTGACACCCCTCATCCTGCGCGGCGCATTGGCCAGCGGCGCGTTGGAAAATATCAAATTTGTCGAAAACATCAGTGACCTTATTTC